CGTCATCCTGGGCCCTTCCGGGGCTGGCAAGACGTCCACTCTCAAGATGATCGCGGGACTGGAAGACATCAGCTCCGGCCACATCTTCGTCAACGGCCGCCTGGTCGACAACCTTGAACCGCACGAGCGCAATGTGGCTATGACCTTTGAGACCTACGCCTTGTACCCGCACTTCTCAGTGTACGACAACCTGGCCTTTCCGCTGCGCTCGCCCAAACACAAGGTGCCCGAAGTAGAGATCAAGCAGCGCGTGGACAAGGTGGCAGATATGCTTGGCATTGGCGGCCTGCTCGACCGCCTGCCGGCTCAGCTCAGCCAGGGGCAGAAGCAGCGCGTGGGCCTGGGACGCACGCTGGTTCGCCAGCCATCTGTGTTTCTCTTCGATGAGCCGCTGGCCCACGTGGATGCCAAGATTCGCAACCGCATGCGTATGGAGATCAAGCGTATCCAGGAAGAGTTGCGCACCACGTCGATCTTTGTCACCCACGACTATCTGGAAGCGCTTTCGCTGGGCGACCGCATCGCCGTCCTCGACAAGGGCGTGCTGCAGCAGATTGGAGCACCGCAGCAGATCTTCGAAAACCCTGCCAACAGCTTTGTGGCCGGGATCGTGGGCGACCCGCCGTGCAACCTCTTTGATGCCCGCGTGGCGCGCTTGGGCGGCGAGATGGCCTTCGTCAGCCGGGATGGCTGCTGCCAAATGCCGATGTCCCCGGGTTTGGCGGAGACACTGCGTCCCCACGTGGGCGAGGAGGTCAAAGTGGGCGTGCGGCCGATGTACGTTACCCCTTCATTCGTCGCGAGCGAGGGATGCATAGCCGGCACGGTGTATGTCTTTGAGCGTTTTGAGACCAAGGGTGTGCTCCAGGTCCAGGTAGGGGAGACACGTATCGCCGCGATGACCACGCCGGATCTGAAGGTACAGCTCAACCAGCCCGTGTGGCTCAAGGTTCAGCCGCGGCGTGTGCTGGCGTTCGACGTCGCGTCAGGGCGCGCGCTTCCGCCGTCCGATGTCTAGCGGGCGCGCGGCCTGGAGCGTGAAAGGGCTTTGGGACTCGGTTTGACAGGCGTCGCGCGGTGCCCGGCATCGACTGGTCGTGATGGTTGCGCCGGCGCCGAAATCATAGAAGATGATCGAGAAAGGAGCTGCAATGACTGACATGGGTAAGAAGTTGAGGATGGGGCGTATTTTCAACCCCAAGACCGGCAAAGCAGTGGTGATGCCGATGGACCAGCCGCTCTACGGCTATCACGAGGCTTTGGTCGATTTGGTTCCACTGGTGCATGGGCTGATCGAAGCCGGCGCCACCGCGTTTCTGCTTGCCCGCGGCACGGCCAAGGCAGTCGCCGACGAGTTGGCCGGCCGAGCAGGATTGATCTACCGAACGCACGTGGCCACGGCCTTTAGCCGGGTCGACACCGAATACGCCGTCTACTCGACCGTAGAAGAGGCCCTCCGCCTGGGCGCCGATGCCGTGGCTCCCTGCGTGTTCCTGGGCTCTCCGACCGAGAAGGACGACCTCACCGCCTGGGGCCTGATGGCCGACGAATGCGACAAGTGGGGCATGCCCATCTTTCCCGAGGTTCATCCGCCCGCCGTGCTGCCCGGTGCCAAGGTTTATGATGGACCGTATGGTTGGGAGGAAATGCGCCTGACCATCCGCATCGCCTCAGAGGTCGGCGCGGACTTTATCAAGACCTGGTACAGCGGTGACGCTGAGAGCTACCGCAAGATCCTCAGCTTCAGCCAGGTGCCCGTGCTTATCGCTGGCGGCGCGCCGACCGACGACGCTCGCAAGGTGCTGCAGATCGTGCGCGGTGCGATGGATGCCGGAGCGGGCGGTGTGTCGATGGGCCGCAAGGTCTGGGGCGGCAAGACCCCGTTCGCGATGTGCCGTGCGGTTTCAAAGATCATCCAGGAAAATGCCACCGTGGATGAAGCGCTTAAGGAGTTCAACAGGAAGTAGTGACCCGATCGCGGCGGCCGGGCAGGCCAGCGTCCAGTGCTCACTGAACCCAAAAGCCTGCCTGGCTGGCCGCGACGTACGGGTGTTTCAGAGCTGTTGCGCGATGCTTCGGAACCGACCGCCCGTCGAGCTGACGCCGGTCCACACTGATGACGGAGTGCTGAGAATGAAAGAAGCCTTGCTCTATGGTGTACGCGACCTCAGGGTGGTAGAGTCACCCAAACCCGAGATTGGCCCCTACGACGTGCTGGTGCGTGTGCGGGCCTGCGGCATCTGTCCGACCGACCTGCGCAAGTACCTCTTGCTCCACGAGTCGGCGCAGGTGCCACACCTACCGCTCAACATGGGACACGAGTTCGCTGGCGATGTGGTGGAGGTGGGTGCCAAGGTAACGCGGCCGATCAAGGTGGGCATGCGCGTGGCGGCCTCGGACTATGGTGGTTACGCCGAGTACGCGCGGCTTGGTCCCTGCCGCACGGAAGAGGACATCGCCATCGAGGCCATCGACACCGTGTTTGAGCTGCCGGAGAACGTGTCGTACGAAGAAGGAACCCTGATGGAGCCGCTGGCCTGCGCGATCCATGCGGTGCGCGACCAGGCCAAGATCCAGGTGGGCCAAACGGTCGCCATTCTCGGCTCGGGCCAAATGGGCCTGCTCAAGATGGGTGTCGCTCAGGCCATGGGCGCGCGGGTCATTATGGTCGACCTGCGCGAGGATCGTTTGGCCTGGGCGGTCAAGCTGGGCGCCGACGAGACCGTCAACGCCAGCACGGAAGATCCTGTGGCAGCGGTGCGACGGCTCACTCACGGCGAGGGAGCGGAGGCGGTGATCGTGTCGCCCGGGCGCGTGCCCGAGATGATACCGCAGGCGCTGGGCATGGCCGCATACCTGGGCCGTGTAGTGCTGTTTGGCGGATACAAGAAGGGCACCTCGGTGCCGTTCGACCCGAACGTCATTCACTATGGCGAGATCATCCTTACCGGCTGTGAAGGCATCGGCGTCAAGCCCTCGCCCACGGATTTACTTACTTTCAAGATCGCGCTGGACCTGATCGCTTCGGGGCGTGTGCCGGTGAGCAAGATCATCACCCACACGTTCCCGCTGGACGAGATCACGGTCGCCTTTGGCGTGTTGGAGCGGATGGAAGCGATGAAAGTCGTGCTCAAGATCTAGGGCGGGCCAGTCAGCGCACTATCAGGGGAGGATGTCGGATGACCCTCAAAAGCATCTTGAAGAGTCTGTTGCGGCGGGTTGTATTCGCACTCGCCATCGGGGCACTGCTGTTCGCGATTCAGCCGCTGGTTACGCGGGTGCCCTGGCTGCATGCGACTATCGTCATCCTGTTGTTCCTGTTCGCCTGGGAATACATCGTCTAAGGTGGAGCGCAATGAACCTCAGGTGGTGGCGGTAGAATGAGCGAAGGACGGTTCTTGCTCGGCGTGGACGTGGGTACCTACGGCTCCAAGGGAGTCGTGGTGAACCAGGCTGGCCGCGTGCTGGCCACTAGCTTTGCCGAGCATGGCGTAGACAGTCCTCGTCTGGGCTGGTACGAGCATGACCCGGAGCGTGTCTGGTGGAACGACCTGACGCGGATCATCCAGGAGCTGCTGGATCGTTCGGGCATCGACCCGCGCGAGGTCGCCGCACTGGGCGTGAGCGGTCTGAGTCCTGAAGTGACCGCGGTGGATGCCGAGGGGCGAGTGCTGCGCCCGGCCATCCTGTACTCGGACACTCGGGCGGCCGCTGAGTCCGAGCGCATCATAGAGAAGCTGGGCGAGCAGCGGATCCTGGACGTCGGCGGGAACGCGCTCTCGGTGCAGTCCGCCGGCCCCAAGGTGCTCTGGCTCCGCGATCATGAGCCCGAGGTCTTTGGCCGAACCCGCTACATCTATGACGCGCCCAGCTACCTGACCTACCTTCTCACCGGCGTGTCGCGCATGGACTATGGGCAGGCCTGCTGGTTTCACCCGCTGTTCAACATCCGCGACCTTAAGTGGGATGAGAGCGTGTGCACCGAGCTGGGCATCTCCAGCAGCATCTTTCCTCCGCTCGGGTGGGCCACGGAGGTCGCGGGCGGCATCTCGCGGAGCGCCGCACAGGCCACGGGGCTGGTGGAAGGAACGCCGGTGATCACCGGAACCGGTGACGGCCCGGCCGAGCAGGTGGCCGTCGGTGCCTCGGAAGAGGGAGAGGCGGCGTTGGTGTACGGCAGCACGATGTGCCTGCTCGCGCTGTCCAACACGCCGCGAGTGCACGCGCGGGCGGCGGCGGCCATCGGAGCGGTTCCCGGTCGCCGCTTGCTGATGACCTACATGAACGCCTCCGCGGCGCTGACACGCTGGTTTCGCGACAACTTTGGTCAGGTGGAACGCGAGGCAGAAGCGAGCCTCGGCATCAACGCCTACCAGCTGCTCAGCGCCGAGGCCGCCCAGGTTCCTCCCGGGTCCGAGGGCCTGGTGGTACTGCCTTACTTTGCCGGCGAAGGCCACCCGATCCTAGATACATCAGCCCGCGGCTTGATCCTGGGGCTGACCCTGTCGCACAAGCGCGGCCACCTCTACCGCGCCTTGCTCGAGGGAGTGGCCTACGGCCTGCGTCATAACCTGGAGACGTTCCAGGAGGCCGGTCTGCCCATCCGGAGATACCTGGCCGTGGGCGGCGGGACCAAGAGCAAGCTGTGGACGCAGATCGTGAGTGACGTTGTAGGCATCAACCAGGAGCTGGTATCCGTGCCCTTCGGGGCGCCGTTCGCTGACGCCTATCTGGCCGGCTACGGCGTGGGGATGTTCCGCGATATGCGGACCCTGCGCGACGAATGGGCGCAGATTTCCGGACGGGTGTCTCATCAGCCCGAGCTGTGGCCCGTGTACGACCGCTATTATCAGGTATACCGTGCGCTTTACGAACCACTGAAGAAACATATGCATACGCTGGCCGAATTGTCTATGGCAGCAAGAGATTGAATGGAAGGGAGCCTCGTGACCACTGGACAGCATCTCATTCTGCATCGAACTTCCCGCCGCGAGATGAAAGAAGGCAAGATACCGGTCATCGTCAAAGGTGAGGGCGTTTATGTTTGGGACCAGGCCGGGCGCAAGTACCTGGACTTTGTCTCCGCGGTGACCCGCGTTTCGCACCTGGGATACGGCCGCAAGGAGATTGCTCAGGCGATGTACGACCAGGCCTGTCAGCTCAGCTACTATAGCCCGTTTCAGTTCGCCACCCAGCCGGCCATGGAGATGGCTGACGTGCTCGCCGAGGTGGCGCCGGGTCAGATCAGCCAGTTCTTCTTTGTCTGCGACGGCTCCGAGTCCGTAGAGGCCGCGCTGAAACTGGCCAAGCACTACCATTACTTCCGCGGTGACAAGCAGCGCCACAAAGTCATCTCCCGGCGAGGGGCCTATCACGGCACTACCGGTGGCGCACTGCGCGCGCTGGGCGTGGTGCTGCCGATGCGCCACATCATGGAGCCAGTTGGACCGGGGACGGTGTGGGCAGAGTCACCCTACTGCTATCGCTGCCCGCTGCACCTGTCCTACCCGGCCTGCGACCTGGCCTGCGCCAGGGACGTGGCGCGGATTATCGAGTTCGAAGGACCCGAGCAGGTCTCGGTGTTCATTGGTGAGCCCATTCAGCAAGGGTTCGGCGTGCTTCCCGCGCCCCCGGGGTACTGGAAGACCATCCGCGAGATCTGCGACCGCTATGGCATCCTCATCATTCACGACGAAATCATCTCGGCCTTTGGTCGAACCGGCAAGTGGTTTGCCAGTGAGCATTTCGGCGTGTGGCCTGATCTGGTCACGATGGCCAAGGGCCTGGCCAGCGGCTATGCGGCGCTGGGTGCGGTGGGCTGCACCGAAAAGGTGATCGAGCCCGTGGACACGTTCCATCACATCCACACCTATGGCAATCATCCGGTGGCTTGCGCCGCGGCACTGGCTTCGATGCGCATTATGAAGAACGAGCATCTGGTGCAGCACGCCGAGCGTATGGGTGTTTACCTGAAGCAAGGCCTGGAGTCGCTGTCCGGACATCGCGTCTTTGGCGAGGCGCGCGTGGTGGGGGTGTGGGGCGCTATCGACTGCACCACCGACCGCCAGACCCGAGCTCCGTTCCCGGCCGAGCGGCTGGCGAGCCTGGTGCGCCGGGCGCAGGACAAGGGATTGATCATCAAGAGTATGGGCCAGGCACTCGAGTTCGCTCCACCGCTGATCATCGAGAAGGAGCATATCGACCGGGCCGTGCGCATTCTGGACGAGTGTCTGACCGAAGAAGAAAAGGACATGAATCTGTAGCAACTGCGCATTGGCAGCGCAGGTCGCCGGGGAGAGCCGCTAAAGCAATGGGCGCCGACTATCTGTTGGGAATCGACGTAGGCACTTTCGGCTCCAAGGGCGTCCTGGTGGACGTCCACGGCCGGATTCTGGCGTCTGCCTTTGTGGAGCATGGCGAAGAAAGCCCTAGGACAGGCTGGTACGAGCAGGATGCGGACGCGGTCTGGTGGGGCGATCTGATCAAGATCACGGGCCGCCTGGTAGGTACTGTGCCAGGCGGCGCCGGCTCGGTCGCCGCGGTTGGGGTCAGCGCCGTGACACCAGATGTGTTGCCGGTCGACGCCCGGGGCAACGCTCTCCGCAGGGCGATCCTGTACTCGGACACCCGGGCGGCGAGCCAGGCCAAGCGCATGGTGGAGGTCCTTGGCCAGGACGCGATCCTTGCCACCTGCGGCAATGCTCTGTCAGTGCAGTCCGCTGGCCCCCGGCTTCTCTGGCTGCGGGAAAACGAGCCTGACCTGTTCTGGAGAGCGCACAAGATTATGGACGCGCCGGCGTTTCTCGTGCATCGCCTGACCGGCACCTTCTGCGCCGACCGTTCTTCCATTGGCGCGTATCACCCGTTCATGAATATCCGCACACTGGAGTGGGACGAAGCCATCTGCGCCGAGTTTGGGGTGCCGGTGGACAAGCTGCCCGAGCTGCGTTGGTCAACCGACATCGTGGGCTCGGTGACCCGGGCAGCGGCAGCGGCGACTGGCCTGGTTGAGGGCATCCCGGTGATCGCAGGCGCCGGCGACGGAATAGCCGAAATGGTGAGTGTTGGCCCCGAGCACGAAGGCGAGGCTGCCCTGCTGTATGGCACCACCATGGTTCTCGTCACGCTGACCAGGCGCCTCCGGCCGCACCCGAAGGTGATCACGCTGGCAGGTCCGCTTCCCGGAACCTATGTGTCCGGCGCCTACATGAACACCTCGGCAGCTCTGTCGCGATGGTTCCGCGACAACTTGGGTCAGGTGGAGCGCCGGCTCGAAGCTCAACTGGGCATCAACGCCTATCAGCTGCTCAGCAGCGATGCGGCCGAGGTGCCACCTGGGTCCGCAGGCCTGGTGGTCCTGCCGTACTTTGCCGGTGAGGGTTACCCGATCCTGGATGAGCAGGCACGCGGTCTGATTCTGGGCCTCACCCTGACCCATACGCGAAAGCATGTCTACCGCGCCCTGCTCGAGGGCGTGGCCTACGGACTGCGGCATAACTGGGAGACCATTCTCAGCGCTGGCGTCAACATCACTCGGATTCGGGCCGTTGGCGGAGGCACCAAGAGCGCAGTATGGACTCAGATCATCAGTGACGTGATCGGACAGGACCAGGAGCTGGTGGCCTCACATCTCGGCGCTCCCTACGGTGATGCCTATCTGGCAGGGCTGGGCATAGGCATGTTCCGCGACCTATCGACCTTGCACGAGGAGTGGGTGCGGACCATTGGCGTGGTCAAGCACAGGCCCGAGATCAAGCCAGTGTACGATTCGTACTATGCCGTGTATAAGGAGCTCTATCCGCCTCTGGCGGATTCAATGCATACTCTCGCTCGGATTTCGGTCGAGCCAGTGAACGTCTAGCAGCTCTGGGCAGCGGCGAGCTTTCCGCGAGCTGATAGATCACTATCGAGGAAGGAGAAATCGGATGTTGGGTTGTGTAGCAGGCAGGATTCTGCACGTTGATCTTACGAAAGGTCAGCTGAAGGTCGAGGAGCCGCCCGAATCCTTCTACCGCAAGTATGGCGGTGGCAGCGCGATGGGCACGTACTATATTCTCAAGCATACTCCCGCCGGAATAGATGCGTTTTCTCCCAAGAACACGCTTACGCTCTTTGTCGGTCTGGCGACGGGACTGCCGGTTTCGGGTCAGGCCCGAGTTTGCGCCAACGCCAAGTCGCCCCTGACAGGTGCCATCGGCGACTCGCAGGCCGGCGGTTTCTTCCCGGCCGAGCTGAAGTTCGCAGGCTTTGACGGCGTCGTCATTCGCGGCAGGTCCAAGACGCCGGTCTATCTCTGGCTGCACGACGGCCAGGCCGAGCTGTGCGATGCATCTGGGCTGTGGGGGAAGGACACGGGGGAGGTTGAAGACCTGCTGCAGAAAGAGCTCAACGACCCCAAGATCCAGGTCCTGCAGATCGGTCCGGCAGGTGAGCGGCTGGTGCGTTTCGCCAGCCTGATCAACATGTGCAATCGCGCCAATGGGCGGACCGGCATGGGTGCGGTGATGGGTTCCAAGAACCTGAAGGCGGTAGTAGTGCGCGGCACGGGCAAGCCGACAGCGGCGCACCCGGAAGAGCTGGCGGCGATCAGCAAGCAGGGCCTGCAGAGTCTCGCTGACATACCCGACATGACCGGCCTGTCAAACAATGGCACGAGCGACGGCCTGGGCTGGCAGAACGACTTTGGCACCCTGCCTACCCGCAACTGGAACGAAGGTCAGTTCGAGCATTTCGAGAACCTTACCGGCCAGAAGATGACCGATACGATTCTGAAGGAGAGGGATACCTGCTTCGGTTGCATCGTCCGCTGTAAGCGCGTGGTCGAGACCGAGTACGACGGACGCAAGGTCCTTCCGCGCTATGGTGGCCCGGAATACGAGACCATGAGCACGCTGGGCTCGTACTGCGCCGTGTCCGAGCTGGGCGCCGTTGCCCTGGGCAACCAGCTGTGCAACCAGCTCGGCCTGGATTCGATCAGTGCCGGCGCTACGGTCGCCTTTGCCATGGAGTGCTTTGAGAATGGACTGCTCACAGAGAAGGACACGGGCGGAATAGATTGCAGGTTCGGCAACGCTCGCGCTATGCTGCGCCTGCTGGAGATGATCGCTGAGCGCGAAGGGCTGGGCGACCTGTTGGCCGAAGGGACGGAGCGCGCCGCGGCCAAGATTGGCAAGAACGCCGCCGAGTTTCTCATCACTGCCAAGTCGCAGGAGGCGCCTGCCCACATGCCTCACGCCAAAAGGTCGCTGGGACTCATCTACGCGGTGAACCCCTTTGGCGCCGACCACCAGTCGTCGGAACACGATCCCACCTACGAGGATGGTGCGTTCCCGCTGTACCCGCAGCGTCTGGCTATGTTGGGGTTGACCTCGCCTCAGCCGGTAGGCAGCATGAATGACGAGAAGGTACGCTTTGCCTATCTGACGCAGCTGTTCTTTAGCGCGATGGACTCTTACTCGCTGTGCCAGTTTGTCTGGGGCCCCACCTACGAGCTGTACGGCCCACAGGAGACGGTGGCCATGCTGCGTGCCGTGACCGGTTGGGACGACCTGACCCTCGACGAGCTGATGAGCGTGGGAGAGAGGCGCCTGAACATGATGCGCGCCTTTAACGCCCGTGAGGGTCTGGACCGCAAGCAGGACAAGCTCGCGAGCAGGTTCGCCCAGCCGCTGGGAGGCACGGGACGTACGGCGGGCGTGTCCATCGATCCGGCCGAACTGGAACGCCACAAGGACTCGTACTACAAGCTGGCTGGCTGGAGCAAAACTACCGGCAACCCGAGCGCGAAAAAGCTGGCCTCGTTGGGTCTGGACTGGATCAAGCCCTAGCACCAAAAGCGGAGGCGTAGATTGCAGATCAAAGTTACCCTGCATTCTATCCTGTGCGAGTTGCTGCCGGCCGAAAACCGAGGCGTGGCCACTCTGGACATAGTGCCAGGAACGACTCTAGCTGACGTCTCGGACCGGCTGGGAATCAAGGGTCGAGTGATCTTCACCGTCAACGGGAAAGTGGTCACCGAGTCGGCGAGCCGCCTGCACGCTGGCGACGATGTTCAGGTCTATGTGTCAGTGCACGGGGGGTAGAGTGACTAGCAATCAGGAGAATCTTTATGCTCGCGCCAGGCAACACCTTGTCGCGGGGGTTGGGGCCGCTGGACGCTTTAACGGTAGCCTGGGACACCCGGTTTACTTCGCACGAGGTGATGGCGCCTACCTGTGGGATGTGGATGGCCGCCGCTACCTCGACCTGAACTGCTCGCATGGTGCGACCATCCTGGGCCACAATCATGCCAGCACCAGGGCGGCCATCATCCGTGCCCTCGACGCGGGAGTCCTGGCAGCGTGCGAGACGGAGAGCACGGTCGCCCTGGCCGAGCGCATTGGCAGCTTTTTGCCGTGTGCCGAGCGCGTGCGTTACCTGCCCTCTGGCACGGAGGTCACGCTGGTGGCGCTGCGG
This window of the Chloroflexi bacterium ADurb.Bin180 genome carries:
- the sugC_3 gene encoding Trehalose import ATP-binding protein SugC, with protein sequence MGEVVLENVWKRYGKTEAVKGLSLEVKEEECIVILGPSGAGKTSTLKMIAGLEDISSGHIFVNGRLVDNLEPHERNVAMTFETYALYPHFSVYDNLAFPLRSPKHKVPEVEIKQRVDKVADMLGIGGLLDRLPAQLSQGQKQRVGLGRTLVRQPSVFLFDEPLAHVDAKIRNRMRMEIKRIQEELRTTSIFVTHDYLEALSLGDRIAVLDKGVLQQIGAPQQIFENPANSFVAGIVGDPPCNLFDARVARLGGEMAFVSRDGCCQMPMSPGLAETLRPHVGEEVKVGVRPMYVTPSFVASEGCIAGTVYVFERFETKGVLQVQVGETRIAAMTTPDLKVQLNQPVWLKVQPRRVLAFDVASGRALPPSDV
- a CDS encoding D-arabitol-phosphate dehydrogenase, with translation MKEALLYGVRDLRVVESPKPEIGPYDVLVRVRACGICPTDLRKYLLLHESAQVPHLPLNMGHEFAGDVVEVGAKVTRPIKVGMRVAASDYGGYAEYARLGPCRTEEDIAIEAIDTVFELPENVSYEEGTLMEPLACAIHAVRDQAKIQVGQTVAILGSGQMGLLKMGVAQAMGARVIMVDLREDRLAWAVKLGADETVNASTEDPVAAVRRLTHGEGAEAVIVSPGRVPEMIPQALGMAAYLGRVVLFGGYKKGTSVPFDPNVIHYGEIILTGCEGIGVKPSPTDLLTFKIALDLIASGRVPVSKIITHTFPLDEITVAFGVLERMEAMKVVLKI
- the ydhV_2 gene encoding putative oxidoreductase YdhV, which encodes MLGCVAGRILHVDLTKGQLKVEEPPESFYRKYGGGSAMGTYYILKHTPAGIDAFSPKNTLTLFVGLATGLPVSGQARVCANAKSPLTGAIGDSQAGGFFPAELKFAGFDGVVIRGRSKTPVYLWLHDGQAELCDASGLWGKDTGEVEDLLQKELNDPKIQVLQIGPAGERLVRFASLINMCNRANGRTGMGAVMGSKNLKAVVVRGTGKPTAAHPEELAAISKQGLQSLADIPDMTGLSNNGTSDGLGWQNDFGTLPTRNWNEGQFEHFENLTGQKMTDTILKERDTCFGCIVRCKRVVETEYDGRKVLPRYGGPEYETMSTLGSYCAVSELGAVALGNQLCNQLGLDSISAGATVAFAMECFENGLLTEKDTGGIDCRFGNARAMLRLLEMIAEREGLGDLLAEGTERAAAKIGKNAAEFLITAKSQEAPAHMPHAKRSLGLIYAVNPFGADHQSSEHDPTYEDGAFPLYPQRLAMLGLTSPQPVGSMNDEKVRFAYLTQLFFSAMDSYSLCQFVWGPTYELYGPQETVAMLRAVTGWDDLTLDELMSVGERRLNMMRAFNAREGLDRKQDKLASRFAQPLGGTGRTAGVSIDPAELERHKDSYYKLAGWSKTTGNPSAKKLASLGLDWIKP
- the lsrF gene encoding putative aldolase LsrF, yielding MTDMGKKLRMGRIFNPKTGKAVVMPMDQPLYGYHEALVDLVPLVHGLIEAGATAFLLARGTAKAVADELAGRAGLIYRTHVATAFSRVDTEYAVYSTVEEALRLGADAVAPCVFLGSPTEKDDLTAWGLMADECDKWGMPIFPEVHPPAVLPGAKVYDGPYGWEEMRLTIRIASEVGADFIKTWYSGDAESYRKILSFSQVPVLIAGGAPTDDARKVLQIVRGAMDAGAGGVSMGRKVWGGKTPFAMCRAVSKIIQENATVDEALKEFNRK
- the xylB_2 gene encoding Xylulose kinase; translation: MSEGRFLLGVDVGTYGSKGVVVNQAGRVLATSFAEHGVDSPRLGWYEHDPERVWWNDLTRIIQELLDRSGIDPREVAALGVSGLSPEVTAVDAEGRVLRPAILYSDTRAAAESERIIEKLGEQRILDVGGNALSVQSAGPKVLWLRDHEPEVFGRTRYIYDAPSYLTYLLTGVSRMDYGQACWFHPLFNIRDLKWDESVCTELGISSSIFPPLGWATEVAGGISRSAAQATGLVEGTPVITGTGDGPAEQVAVGASEEGEAALVYGSTMCLLALSNTPRVHARAAAAIGAVPGRRLLMTYMNASAALTRWFRDNFGQVEREAEASLGINAYQLLSAEAAQVPPGSEGLVVLPYFAGEGHPILDTSARGLILGLTLSHKRGHLYRALLEGVAYGLRHNLETFQEAGLPIRRYLAVGGGTKSKLWTQIVSDVVGINQELVSVPFGAPFADAYLAGYGVGMFRDMRTLRDEWAQISGRVSHQPELWPVYDRYYQVYRALYEPLKKHMHTLAELSMAARD
- the xylB_3 gene encoding Xylulose kinase, with translation MGADYLLGIDVGTFGSKGVLVDVHGRILASAFVEHGEESPRTGWYEQDADAVWWGDLIKITGRLVGTVPGGAGSVAAVGVSAVTPDVLPVDARGNALRRAILYSDTRAASQAKRMVEVLGQDAILATCGNALSVQSAGPRLLWLRENEPDLFWRAHKIMDAPAFLVHRLTGTFCADRSSIGAYHPFMNIRTLEWDEAICAEFGVPVDKLPELRWSTDIVGSVTRAAAAATGLVEGIPVIAGAGDGIAEMVSVGPEHEGEAALLYGTTMVLVTLTRRLRPHPKVITLAGPLPGTYVSGAYMNTSAALSRWFRDNLGQVERRLEAQLGINAYQLLSSDAAEVPPGSAGLVVLPYFAGEGYPILDEQARGLILGLTLTHTRKHVYRALLEGVAYGLRHNWETILSAGVNITRIRAVGGGTKSAVWTQIISDVIGQDQELVASHLGAPYGDAYLAGLGIGMFRDLSTLHEEWVRTIGVVKHRPEIKPVYDSYYAVYKELYPPLADSMHTLARISVEPVNV
- the tpa gene encoding Taurine--pyruvate aminotransferase, which codes for MEGSLVTTGQHLILHRTSRREMKEGKIPVIVKGEGVYVWDQAGRKYLDFVSAVTRVSHLGYGRKEIAQAMYDQACQLSYYSPFQFATQPAMEMADVLAEVAPGQISQFFFVCDGSESVEAALKLAKHYHYFRGDKQRHKVISRRGAYHGTTGGALRALGVVLPMRHIMEPVGPGTVWAESPYCYRCPLHLSYPACDLACARDVARIIEFEGPEQVSVFIGEPIQQGFGVLPAPPGYWKTIREICDRYGILIIHDEIISAFGRTGKWFASEHFGVWPDLVTMAKGLASGYAALGAVGCTEKVIEPVDTFHHIHTYGNHPVACAAALASMRIMKNEHLVQHAERMGVYLKQGLESLSGHRVFGEARVVGVWGAIDCTTDRQTRAPFPAERLASLVRRAQDKGLIIKSMGQALEFAPPLIIEKEHIDRAVRILDECLTEEEKDMNL